The Stenotrophomonas sp. ZAC14D1_NAIMI4_1 DNA segment TGCTCTGGCCGTGGCTGGGGGCCTCGGCCAGGCGCACGTTGCGCGGCACGATGGTGCGGAACACGCGGTCACCGAAGTGCTCGGTCAGCTCCGCCGACACGGCATTGGCGAGGTTGTTGCGCACGTCGAACATGGTGCGCAGCACGCCCTCGATCTCCAGCACCGGGTTGAGGTTGGTGCGCAGCGCTTCGATGGTTTCCACCAGCGCGCTCAGGCCTTCCAGCGCGTAGTACTCGCACTGCATGGGCACCAGCACCGAATCGGCGGCGGCCAGCGCGTTGAGCGTCAGCAGCGACAGCGCCGGCGGGCAGTCGATCAGGATGTAGTCGTACTCTTCGCGGATCGGCGCCAGCGCGCGCTTCAGGCGCTGCTCGCGCTCTTCCTGCGCCATCAGCTGGATCTCGGCCGCGGTCAGGTCGATGTTGCCCGGCAGCAGGTCGTAGCCCTCAGCGGTGGCCACGCGCACGTCGGCTGCCTTGGCTTCGCCCAGCAGCAGATCGTAGGTGGAGGAGACCAGCTCGCGCTTGTCCACGCCACTGCCCATGGTCGCGTTGCCCTGCGAATCCAGGTCGACCAACAGCACGCGCTTGGGTGCGTTGGCCAGGGAAGCGGCCAGGTTGACGGCGGTCGTGGTCTTGCCGACGCCACCCTTCTGGTTGGCGATGGCGATGATGCGGGCCATGCGGGTGTGCCTCGTCGACGTGTGCTGGGACCGGTCATTATGCGTACAACCGGCCCCGTGCGGAAATCATGGATCGCCAACCCCTTGTTTCGCAAAGGGCCGGCGGCGGGGTTCAGGGGCCTGCAACAGTGACCAGATGGCGTTCGCCGGCCAGGCCGGGCACGCTCAGCGGGGTCACCTCGCGCACCTGCCAGCCTGCCGGCAGGGCCGCGATCTCGTCATGCGGGTAGACGCCCTTCATGGCCAGCAGCACGCCACCGGGCCGCAGCAGATGGCCACCGACGCGGACGATGCCGGCCAGGGTATCCATCGCGCGCGCGGTCAGCTGGTCGTAGCGGCCGGCTTCGTCCAGCGCCTCGGCGCGCGATTCGGCCACGCGTGCATTGGCCAGGCCCAGCTGGCGCACGGCTTCGCGCATGAAGCGCGCCTTCTTGCCGTTGCTCTCCACCAGGGTGACCTGCAGGCCCGGGCAGGCAATGGCCAGCGGGATGCCTGGCAGCCCGGGGCCGGTACCAAGATCGGCAAGGCTGCCATCGGCCACGAACGGCTGCATCGCCAGCGAATCGAGCAGATGGCGGGTGACCATTTCCTGCGGATCGCGGATGGCGGTGAGGTTGTAGGTGCCGTTCCAGCGGTGCAGCAGCGCCAGGTAGCGCAGCAGCGGCGGCGCCAATGCGGCCGCCAGGCCCATGCTGGCCAGGCCCTGTTCCAGCGTGGAGACCACGCCGGCGGGAAGATCGTGTTCGCTCATGCCGTCATTATCGCCGGTTTTGCCCGCCGGTTCGCCGCTTCAATGCGGATACCAGGCCAATGCCGCGCGGAAC contains these protein-coding regions:
- a CDS encoding ParA family protein; amino-acid sequence: MARIIAIANQKGGVGKTTTAVNLAASLANAPKRVLLVDLDSQGNATMGSGVDKRELVSSTYDLLLGEAKAADVRVATAEGYDLLPGNIDLTAAEIQLMAQEEREQRLKRALAPIREEYDYILIDCPPALSLLTLNALAAADSVLVPMQCEYYALEGLSALVETIEALRTNLNPVLEIEGVLRTMFDVRNNLANAVSAELTEHFGDRVFRTIVPRNVRLAEAPSHGQSIVGYDRASRGGVAYLGLAGEIIRRNNERNKAGKAVETA
- the rsmG gene encoding 16S rRNA (guanine(527)-N(7))-methyltransferase RsmG, with translation MSEHDLPAGVVSTLEQGLASMGLAAALAPPLLRYLALLHRWNGTYNLTAIRDPQEMVTRHLLDSLAMQPFVADGSLADLGTGPGLPGIPLAIACPGLQVTLVESNGKKARFMREAVRQLGLANARVAESRAEALDEAGRYDQLTARAMDTLAGIVRVGGHLLRPGGVLLAMKGVYPHDEIAALPAGWQVREVTPLSVPGLAGERHLVTVAGP